The following proteins are co-located in the Rhodococcus opacus B4 genome:
- a CDS encoding NAD(P)-dependent alcohol dehydrogenase, translating into MKAVMYSEFGPPEVVGVREVARPAPKPDEVLVRVRATTVTRAETLMRRGFPRWGRVVLGVTRPRKNRRILGLEFSGEIAAAGADVRRFATGDQVFGFAGFHLGACAEFVCLPESASLERKPAGISFEEAAAAVDGPSTALYFLRDKAHVRSGRHVVVNGASGSIGTAAVQLAKHLGAEVTAVCGSRNADLVTDLGADHVVDYQTEDFTSHHEAYDVIFDTVSPTSFARCRRALTPHGCYLPTTGLINWPLGAWTALRGGRTVRPGMSVEKTRALAYVKELIESDRFRIVVDRNFPLDRIVDAHRYVDLGHKVGNVTVTVCG; encoded by the coding sequence GTGAAGGCAGTCATGTACTCCGAGTTCGGACCGCCGGAAGTCGTCGGCGTCCGTGAGGTTGCGCGACCCGCACCGAAGCCGGACGAGGTGCTGGTGCGAGTGCGCGCAACGACGGTGACGAGGGCAGAGACCCTCATGCGCAGGGGGTTCCCCCGCTGGGGACGTGTCGTCCTCGGCGTCACTCGGCCGCGGAAGAATCGGCGGATTCTCGGGCTCGAATTCTCCGGAGAGATCGCAGCGGCCGGCGCGGACGTGCGCCGGTTCGCCACAGGCGACCAGGTCTTCGGATTCGCCGGATTCCACCTGGGTGCGTGCGCCGAATTCGTCTGCTTGCCGGAGTCCGCGTCGCTCGAGCGGAAGCCTGCCGGCATCAGCTTCGAGGAGGCGGCCGCCGCGGTCGACGGCCCGTCTACGGCGCTGTACTTCCTTCGCGACAAGGCACACGTCCGTAGCGGCCGGCACGTTGTGGTCAACGGCGCTTCCGGGAGCATCGGAACCGCCGCCGTGCAACTCGCCAAGCACCTCGGCGCCGAAGTCACAGCGGTGTGCGGGTCCCGTAACGCCGATCTGGTCACCGACCTGGGCGCCGACCACGTCGTCGACTATCAGACGGAAGACTTCACCTCCCACCACGAGGCCTACGACGTCATCTTCGACACCGTCAGCCCGACTTCGTTCGCGCGATGCCGACGGGCACTCACGCCGCATGGCTGCTACCTCCCCACGACCGGCCTGATCAACTGGCCTCTCGGTGCGTGGACTGCGCTGCGCGGCGGAAGAACTGTTCGGCCGGGGATGTCCGTCGAGAAGACGAGGGCACTTGCCTATGTGAAGGAACTGATCGAGTCCGACAGGTTTCGCATCGTCGTCGACCGCAACTTCCCGCTGGATCGGATCGTCGACGCACACCGATACGTCGACCTGGGTCACAAGGTCGGCAACGTGACGGTCACCGTGTGCGGTTGA
- a CDS encoding LysR family transcriptional regulator codes for MNSEAVKALLPHLPVLVALGEVEHVTVAAAMLGMPQPTVSRIVRRLERQLGTALLEPDGRGVRLTDAARTLVPYAQRALEAVVDGLDAVQTQDRRTRATVRIAFQTSLGEHLVPELIRIVRAEDPAIRFVLSQGARRTCLNTLLDAEADIALVSRLDPPPDGLTVTPLFEQPLVLLVPSEHRRAASTSTTIRDLASEPVITLKPGYGLRGSVDDLFARAGVLPMIAFEGEDLRTVSGLVASGLGVGIVPAADTPPPGCAQIRLDDPRATRDIGAALLPGARRAAVTTVLTALVALTSRENRHDERPNPREFS; via the coding sequence ATGAATAGCGAGGCGGTCAAGGCCCTGCTGCCGCACCTTCCCGTCCTCGTCGCCCTCGGCGAGGTCGAACACGTGACCGTTGCCGCCGCCATGCTCGGAATGCCTCAGCCGACGGTCAGCCGGATAGTCCGCCGACTGGAGAGGCAACTCGGCACAGCTCTCCTGGAACCGGACGGCCGGGGTGTCCGGCTCACGGATGCCGCCCGGACACTGGTGCCCTACGCGCAACGCGCTCTCGAGGCGGTCGTGGACGGCCTCGACGCCGTCCAGACCCAGGACCGACGGACGCGGGCAACGGTTCGTATCGCCTTTCAAACATCGCTCGGCGAGCACCTCGTGCCGGAGTTGATCCGGATCGTCCGCGCAGAGGATCCGGCGATCCGGTTCGTTCTCAGCCAGGGCGCGCGGCGCACGTGCCTGAACACCCTCCTCGACGCGGAGGCCGATATCGCCCTCGTCTCTCGTCTCGACCCTCCGCCGGACGGACTCACGGTCACGCCGCTGTTCGAACAGCCACTCGTCCTGCTCGTGCCCTCCGAGCACAGGCGGGCCGCCTCGACGTCGACGACGATCCGCGACCTCGCATCCGAGCCGGTCATCACGCTCAAGCCGGGCTACGGCCTCCGCGGATCCGTCGACGACCTGTTCGCACGAGCCGGCGTCCTCCCCATGATCGCGTTCGAAGGCGAGGACCTGCGAACCGTGTCCGGCCTGGTGGCGTCCGGCTTGGGCGTCGGCATCGTGCCGGCCGCCGACACTCCCCCACCCGGCTGCGCGCAGATACGCCTCGACGATCCTCGAGCGACCCGAGACATCGGTGCCGCGCTGCTGCCCGGCGCCCGGCGAGCCGCGGTCACTACAGTGCTCACCGCCCTCGTGGCGCTCACCTCGAGGGAGAACCGTCACGACGAGCGACCGAACCCGAGGGAGTTTTCGTAA
- a CDS encoding MFS transporter has product MSATHVTETDTRGPVASRDPAKEPNRDRRLSAALWCAGLATFALMYAPQGLLTQIGHDASVSAAQASLLVSAATLGLALSVLPWARFSDRVGRPTAMRYAAATAGLLAVAVPWLPTFEALVAGRFVQGVALGGLPALAMTLLHEAAAPARTAALAGSYVAATSLGGLGGRLLVVPVAEHLGWRPALAILGVGLAILMAVLIVLLPARRGPCSSTPSNGSLVAHLRDARLLALFGIGALLVGGMVAVFNYLPFRLEAAPYHLAPTVVSLIFLAYLAGTVGSRAAGWLVGRLGHRTVLVLACTFMAGGTVLSLGGSLVLILLGLAAVTAGLFVGHAVASGMVGAHATTGRAQATALYNVSYYAGSSLFGWVGGVAWASGRWVGVAVLVLVLTMLALGLALLPKAKLPR; this is encoded by the coding sequence ATGTCCGCCACGCATGTCACCGAAACTGACACCCGCGGGCCGGTCGCCTCGCGCGATCCGGCGAAGGAGCCGAATCGGGACCGCCGGCTCTCGGCGGCTCTGTGGTGTGCGGGTTTGGCGACCTTCGCGCTGATGTACGCGCCGCAAGGGCTCCTGACGCAGATCGGACACGACGCCTCCGTCAGTGCCGCGCAGGCTTCGCTTCTGGTCTCGGCGGCCACACTCGGGCTGGCGTTGTCGGTTCTGCCGTGGGCCCGGTTCTCGGATCGAGTCGGACGTCCCACCGCGATGCGGTATGCGGCGGCTACCGCCGGGCTGCTTGCCGTGGCCGTCCCGTGGCTTCCCACGTTCGAGGCCCTGGTGGCGGGACGGTTCGTGCAGGGTGTAGCGCTCGGGGGACTACCCGCGCTCGCGATGACGCTGCTCCACGAGGCCGCGGCTCCGGCGCGGACTGCAGCGCTGGCCGGCTCCTACGTCGCCGCAACCTCTTTGGGTGGACTGGGTGGCCGGCTACTGGTCGTTCCGGTGGCCGAGCATCTCGGATGGCGTCCCGCGCTCGCGATTCTCGGAGTTGGCCTGGCGATTCTGATGGCCGTCCTGATCGTGCTGTTGCCCGCCCGGCGGGGGCCGTGCTCGTCCACCCCGTCCAACGGAAGTCTCGTCGCTCACCTGCGGGATGCCCGGCTTCTGGCACTGTTCGGCATCGGTGCGCTGCTCGTCGGCGGCATGGTGGCGGTCTTCAACTATCTGCCCTTCCGCCTCGAGGCAGCCCCCTACCATCTCGCGCCGACGGTGGTGTCGCTCATCTTTCTCGCATACCTCGCGGGCACCGTGGGTTCCCGCGCCGCGGGATGGCTGGTAGGCCGGCTCGGCCACCGAACGGTGCTCGTGCTGGCCTGCACGTTCATGGCAGGTGGGACTGTGCTCAGCCTCGGCGGATCGCTGGTTTTGATCCTCCTCGGTCTGGCCGCGGTCACCGCCGGACTGTTCGTCGGCCACGCCGTCGCATCCGGCATGGTCGGCGCGCACGCGACGACGGGGCGGGCGCAGGCCACGGCGCTGTACAACGTCTCCTACTACGCCGGATCCAGCCTGTTCGGCTGGGTCGGAGGTGTCGCCTGGGCGAGCGGACGCTGGGTCGGCGTGGCTGTGCTCGTCCTCGTGCTGACGATGCTCGCGCTCGGCCTCGCGCTTCTCCCGAAGGCAAAGCTGCCGCGGTGA
- a CDS encoding maleylpyruvate isomerase family mycothiol-dependent enzyme gives MEDVWTMVHVERAALIDDLENLDAGRWDEPSLCGDWTVHDVVAHLVDTARTTRLGFVVGLARARFDFDRQNARGVERQRGASPQETLERLRRAASRTSTPSAPLDSRLVEEVVHGEDIRRPLGLTRSYPAEAVVRSLRLQTRTPASMGGAKELVARVRLTAVDADVSIGDGPEVSGTALSLLLAVSGRTVALDDLDGPGVDALAAAL, from the coding sequence GTGGAAGATGTCTGGACGATGGTGCACGTAGAGCGTGCCGCGCTGATCGACGACCTCGAGAACCTCGACGCCGGGCGGTGGGACGAGCCGTCGCTCTGCGGCGACTGGACGGTGCACGACGTGGTCGCTCACCTGGTCGACACGGCGCGGACGACGCGCCTCGGTTTCGTGGTCGGACTCGCCCGGGCACGGTTCGATTTCGACCGCCAGAACGCTCGCGGCGTGGAACGTCAACGCGGTGCCTCGCCGCAGGAGACGTTGGAGCGGCTTCGCCGGGCGGCGTCGCGCACGTCGACGCCTTCGGCGCCCCTCGACAGCCGACTCGTCGAGGAGGTCGTCCACGGTGAGGACATCCGTCGACCGCTCGGTCTCACCCGCTCCTACCCGGCGGAGGCAGTTGTCAGATCGCTCCGTCTGCAGACGCGCACCCCCGCCTCCATGGGCGGCGCCAAGGAACTCGTGGCCCGCGTCCGGCTCACGGCCGTGGACGCCGACGTGTCGATCGGCGACGGTCCCGAGGTGAGCGGCACCGCACTGTCCCTCCTTCTCGCCGTGTCCGGCCGGACGGTGGCGCTGGACGACCTCGACGGACCGGGAGTCGACGCACTCGCGGCGGCGCTTTGA
- a CDS encoding MCE family protein produces the protein MSDTASVVGRRVLGLVFFLVLALFLAVTTGMFDKAFGTVVDIDVVTDSGGNSVAPEADVKVRGLIVGEVRSASSLEGEVTLALAIQPDKAPLIPSNATARLLPKTLFGERYVSLIVPEGDTAPPIQAGDTLRQDKSGNAVEVGEVLDGLLPLLQAIPPQDLANTLGALSQGLSGRGAELGLTLDRLEEIFGGLNTELPAIQEDLRGLADFSQTYSEAAPDLVNALDNLRTTGNTVVEKQGEIATLLTTLTGTSASTADLLQANARSVVTIAADSREALQLLGRYSPSVGCTLAAFVRAAPIALELLALDDPYPGGRGTVQFVNPKGRYLPNQDEPRLLDNRGPACYDDVTAPGGHFPQYPGGSFNDGSYQVPTRNPGPSALGYFPAPAGVPDQVPGYRAEVIPASYAGSKMEQDTLDVVYGEAGGMAPEDVPSWTTHVGAPALRGTEVTLE, from the coding sequence ATGAGCGACACGGCATCCGTCGTGGGCCGACGAGTACTGGGGCTGGTGTTCTTTCTCGTCCTCGCGTTGTTCCTGGCCGTCACGACCGGCATGTTCGACAAGGCCTTCGGCACGGTCGTCGACATCGACGTCGTCACCGACAGCGGCGGAAACTCAGTGGCCCCCGAGGCGGACGTGAAGGTTCGTGGCCTCATCGTCGGCGAGGTGCGCTCGGCGTCCTCCCTGGAGGGCGAGGTCACGCTCGCTCTCGCGATCCAGCCGGACAAGGCGCCGCTGATTCCGTCCAACGCGACCGCGCGGCTGCTGCCCAAGACGCTGTTCGGTGAACGCTATGTGTCGCTGATCGTTCCCGAGGGCGACACGGCCCCGCCGATCCAGGCCGGTGACACGCTGCGTCAGGACAAGAGCGGCAACGCCGTCGAGGTCGGCGAGGTGCTGGACGGCCTGCTGCCGCTCCTGCAGGCGATTCCGCCGCAGGATCTGGCGAACACGCTCGGCGCACTGTCCCAGGGGCTGAGCGGACGCGGCGCCGAACTCGGCCTGACGCTGGACCGGCTCGAGGAGATCTTCGGCGGGCTGAACACCGAGCTTCCCGCCATTCAGGAGGATCTGCGCGGCCTGGCGGACTTCTCGCAGACGTATTCGGAGGCGGCGCCCGATCTGGTCAACGCCCTCGACAACCTGCGGACCACCGGAAACACCGTGGTGGAGAAGCAGGGGGAGATCGCCACGCTGCTCACGACACTCACCGGAACGAGTGCGTCCACCGCGGACCTTCTGCAGGCGAACGCCCGGAGTGTCGTCACGATCGCCGCCGATTCACGGGAGGCGCTGCAACTCCTCGGCCGCTACTCACCGAGCGTCGGCTGCACCCTCGCGGCCTTCGTGAGGGCGGCGCCGATCGCCCTCGAGTTGCTCGCGCTCGACGACCCGTACCCCGGCGGTCGGGGCACCGTGCAGTTCGTCAACCCGAAGGGCCGCTACCTGCCCAATCAGGACGAGCCGCGCCTGCTCGACAACCGCGGACCCGCTTGCTACGACGACGTCACCGCACCGGGCGGACACTTTCCGCAGTACCCCGGCGGATCGTTCAACGACGGTTCCTACCAGGTGCCCACACGGAACCCCGGACCGTCTGCCCTCGGTTACTTCCCGGCGCCCGCCGGCGTCCCCGACCAGGTTCCGGGGTACCGAGCCGAGGTCATCCCCGCCAGCTACGCGGGTTCGAAGATGGAACAGGACACCCTCGACGTCGTCTACGGCGAGGCCGGGGGCATGGCGCCGGAGGACGTGCCGAGCTGGACGACGCACGTCGGCGCCCCCGCGTTGAGGGGAACCGAGGTGACCCTCGAATGA
- a CDS encoding serine/threonine-protein kinase, whose amino-acid sequence MYEPTDLVESAERTRTALATVVARFSDAWESGFPPDLAAFLPREPAERRSILIELIKIDLEYRWLRFDFPKRLTEYRAEFAELQDGPLPAELVYEEFHARRRSEPEADAVTMAAEAATMAGGPGPEEFTDDYCSTMIARPRAQVVLGNIDVGDRVDDFDLLMRIGSGAFAQVYLARQQSMQRLVAVKISHNHGIEPQTLAQLDHDYIVRIYDQRLIADGELKLLYMQYLPGGTLLDVVHLLRSTPMEQRSGQLLLDAVDGVLAAKGEVRPTESGVRTRIASLTWPETVAWLGRRLADALAHASERGVLHRDIKPANVLLSAEGIPKLADFNVSSSQRIKGTSPLAYFGGSLAYMSPEQLEACHPGSPTTAADLDTRSDIFALAVLVWELLTGRRPFADETTAGESETSLARMLELRRRPVAAQFLSELPPDCPMALRRVLLKCLSPDREDRYPSGSELAQQFDLCLEKRSRDLVYPPPNSWRARLSRSPTPILWSSSLVGIGLATIYLAVHLQELLDERLSDATYSKLYTSTVVFNLIAWPLAVLIYAYMSRDLLAVPRGLRKGRRYDEAVLARVRSRTLVWGDLCALNTFVFAVCASVAGVMFLRWFTELPSRLLVHAATTVLVAGTISVAYTFFLSTFYVVRCVYPIYLRHGLTTAHDADVLDGLRRRTTVYLAVTASVPLVGVLAGFSTLEPQELPLVRDSVLGLCAASGLAFVAVYWLYRKLDADVRALERVV is encoded by the coding sequence ATGTACGAGCCGACCGATCTGGTCGAATCAGCGGAACGGACCCGCACAGCGCTTGCCACGGTCGTGGCACGGTTTTCGGATGCGTGGGAGTCCGGGTTCCCGCCTGACCTGGCCGCCTTCCTGCCCCGCGAACCGGCAGAACGACGTTCGATACTGATCGAACTGATCAAGATCGACCTCGAGTACCGCTGGCTTCGGTTCGACTTCCCCAAACGACTGACCGAGTACCGGGCGGAGTTCGCGGAACTGCAGGACGGACCGCTTCCCGCCGAGTTGGTCTACGAGGAATTTCACGCCCGGCGCCGCAGTGAGCCCGAAGCCGATGCGGTCACCATGGCCGCCGAGGCCGCCACCATGGCGGGCGGTCCCGGACCCGAAGAGTTCACGGATGACTACTGCAGCACGATGATCGCTCGACCGCGGGCACAAGTCGTGCTCGGCAACATCGATGTCGGCGACCGTGTCGACGACTTCGATCTGCTGATGAGGATCGGGTCCGGTGCCTTCGCCCAGGTGTATCTCGCGCGGCAACAATCGATGCAGCGACTCGTCGCCGTCAAGATTTCCCACAACCACGGCATCGAGCCGCAGACCCTCGCGCAGTTGGATCACGACTACATCGTGCGCATCTACGACCAGCGACTGATCGCCGACGGCGAGCTGAAGTTGCTCTACATGCAGTATCTGCCGGGGGGAACACTGCTCGACGTGGTGCATCTCCTGCGCTCGACGCCCATGGAACAGCGGAGTGGGCAACTGCTGCTCGATGCCGTCGACGGGGTCCTTGCCGCCAAGGGCGAGGTGCGGCCCACAGAATCCGGTGTTCGAACACGGATCGCGTCCTTGACGTGGCCGGAGACGGTGGCCTGGCTGGGCCGCCGGCTCGCCGACGCGCTTGCGCACGCCTCCGAGCGAGGGGTGCTGCATCGAGACATCAAGCCGGCGAACGTGCTGTTGAGCGCCGAGGGGATACCGAAGCTGGCCGACTTCAACGTCAGCTCCAGCCAACGCATCAAGGGCACCAGCCCGCTGGCATATTTCGGTGGCTCGCTGGCCTACATGTCACCCGAACAGCTCGAAGCCTGCCACCCGGGCTCACCGACCACCGCCGCCGACCTCGACACCCGGAGCGATATCTTCGCGCTCGCTGTCCTCGTGTGGGAGTTGCTCACCGGACGCCGACCGTTCGCGGACGAAACGACGGCCGGCGAGTCGGAGACGTCGCTGGCCCGCATGCTCGAACTGCGGCGCAGGCCCGTGGCCGCGCAGTTCCTGTCGGAGCTTCCGCCGGACTGCCCCATGGCCCTGCGCCGGGTGCTTCTGAAATGTCTGTCGCCCGACCGCGAAGACCGCTACCCGAGCGGGTCCGAATTGGCCCAGCAGTTCGACTTGTGCCTCGAGAAGAGGTCCCGGGACCTGGTCTATCCGCCCCCGAACAGCTGGCGGGCACGACTGTCGCGATCGCCGACCCCCATCCTGTGGTCGTCGTCGCTGGTCGGCATCGGGCTGGCGACGATCTACCTGGCCGTGCACCTGCAGGAACTTCTCGACGAGCGGCTGTCCGATGCCACCTACTCGAAGCTCTACACGAGCACCGTCGTCTTCAACCTCATCGCCTGGCCGCTTGCCGTCCTCATCTACGCCTACATGTCCCGCGATCTGCTCGCGGTTCCCCGCGGCCTGCGTAAGGGCAGACGCTACGACGAGGCCGTCCTCGCACGGGTGCGCTCACGAACCCTGGTCTGGGGCGATCTGTGCGCGCTCAATACTTTCGTGTTCGCCGTCTGCGCATCCGTGGCGGGGGTGATGTTTCTTCGCTGGTTCACGGAGCTTCCCTCGCGGCTGCTGGTCCACGCGGCGACGACCGTCCTGGTGGCGGGCACGATCTCCGTTGCCTACACATTCTTTCTGTCGACGTTCTACGTCGTCCGCTGCGTCTATCCCATCTATCTGCGACACGGCCTCACGACAGCGCACGACGCCGACGTTCTCGACGGGCTGCGTCGACGAACGACGGTCTATCTGGCGGTGACGGCGTCGGTGCCGCTCGTCGGTGTCCTGGCCGGATTCAGCACCCTCGAACCCCAGGAACTGCCGCTGGTGCGCGATTCGGTCCTGGGGTTGTGCGCGGCCTCCGGGCTCGCATTCGTCGCCGTGTACTGGCTGTACAGGAAACTGGATGCAGACGTCCGCGCACTCGAGCGGGTGGTCTGA
- a CDS encoding NAD-dependent succinate-semialdehyde dehydrogenase, with protein MSLYAVVDPATGKTVREYPTATDEEMQAALSAAEKAHREWSRRSTIPERAGLLAKVAELHTERREELATIIQREMGKPLDQSLGEVDFSAAIYRYYSDNAEKFLADEPIDLVEGTGTALIRRSSIGVLIGIMPWNYPYYQVARFAGPNLALGNTIVLKHAPQCPESAAALHQIFSDAGYPEGAYVNVYATNEQIADAIADPRVQGVSLTGSERAGAAVAEIAGRNLKKVVLELGGSDPFIVLSSDDLDATVKAAVEGRFENTGQACNAAKRFIVAEDLYDDFVGRFTAEVLASADGLAPLSSVAAADRLAEQVQQAIAEGATLVSEGERRGAFFPPAVLTNVSPDSRTYREELFGPVATVYKAGSEAEAVELANDTPFGLGSYVFTTDPDQADRVADSLEAGMVFVNAVGAEGVELPFGGVKRSGFGRELGKFGIDEFVNKKLIRVG; from the coding sequence ATGAGCCTGTACGCAGTAGTGGACCCGGCGACCGGGAAGACCGTGCGCGAATACCCGACCGCCACCGACGAGGAGATGCAGGCGGCGTTGTCCGCTGCCGAGAAGGCACACCGTGAGTGGTCGCGGCGCTCGACGATCCCCGAGCGCGCTGGACTGCTCGCGAAAGTCGCCGAGTTGCACACCGAACGCCGCGAGGAACTGGCCACGATCATCCAGCGGGAGATGGGCAAGCCGCTCGACCAGTCGCTGGGGGAAGTGGACTTCAGTGCCGCGATCTACCGGTACTACTCCGACAACGCCGAGAAGTTCCTCGCCGACGAGCCCATCGACCTGGTCGAGGGCACGGGTACCGCGCTGATCCGTCGAAGCTCGATCGGTGTGCTGATCGGCATCATGCCGTGGAACTACCCCTACTACCAGGTGGCCCGGTTCGCGGGTCCGAATCTGGCGCTGGGCAACACGATCGTGCTCAAACACGCACCGCAGTGCCCGGAATCGGCGGCGGCGCTACACCAGATCTTCTCCGACGCCGGATATCCGGAGGGCGCCTACGTCAACGTCTACGCCACCAACGAACAGATCGCCGATGCGATCGCCGACCCACGCGTCCAGGGCGTGTCGCTCACCGGGTCCGAACGCGCGGGTGCAGCGGTCGCCGAGATCGCCGGACGCAACCTCAAGAAGGTGGTGCTGGAACTCGGCGGTTCCGATCCGTTCATCGTGCTCAGTTCCGATGATCTCGACGCCACGGTCAAGGCGGCGGTGGAAGGTCGTTTCGAGAACACCGGACAAGCCTGCAACGCAGCGAAGCGATTCATCGTCGCCGAGGACCTGTACGACGATTTCGTCGGCAGATTCACCGCGGAGGTGCTCGCGTCCGCCGATGGACTCGCGCCTCTCTCGTCGGTCGCCGCGGCGGACCGGCTGGCCGAACAGGTGCAGCAGGCGATCGCCGAGGGAGCCACCCTCGTGTCCGAGGGTGAACGGCGGGGAGCCTTCTTCCCGCCCGCCGTGCTGACGAATGTGTCACCCGATTCGCGAACGTACCGGGAGGAACTGTTCGGGCCGGTTGCCACCGTGTACAAAGCAGGCTCCGAGGCCGAGGCCGTCGAGCTGGCCAACGACACCCCGTTCGGTCTCGGCTCCTATGTCTTCACGACCGACCCCGATCAGGCCGACCGGGTCGCCGACTCACTGGAGGCGGGCATGGTGTTCGTCAATGCCGTTGGCGCCGAGGGTGTCGAGCTGCCGTTCGGCGGCGTCAAACGCTCCGGTTTCGGTCGCGAACTCGGCAAATTCGGGATCGACGAATTCGTGAACAAGAAACTCATCCGCGTCGGCTGA
- a CDS encoding TIGR03618 family F420-dependent PPOX class oxidoreductase produces the protein MTTLQEAFELARADQGLAVVATLRADGTIQSSVVNTGVLEHPVTGETVLAFVAHGKVKLANLRTRPQATTTFRRGWQWATVEGRAELAGPDDPQPWLDSERLRLLLREIFVAAGGTHDDWSEFDRVMDADRRTAVLVRPDRIYSNPVAQTSEATGT, from the coding sequence GTGACTACGCTTCAGGAAGCGTTCGAACTCGCTCGTGCCGATCAGGGATTGGCCGTCGTTGCGACGCTCCGCGCCGACGGGACCATCCAATCGAGCGTCGTGAACACCGGAGTGCTCGAGCACCCTGTCACCGGTGAGACCGTGCTGGCGTTCGTCGCGCACGGCAAGGTCAAGCTGGCGAATCTGCGCACCCGGCCCCAGGCGACGACGACATTTCGCCGTGGGTGGCAGTGGGCCACCGTCGAAGGTCGCGCGGAGCTCGCTGGTCCGGACGACCCGCAGCCGTGGCTGGACTCCGAGCGGTTGCGGCTGCTGCTGCGCGAAATCTTCGTCGCCGCGGGCGGAACCCACGACGACTGGTCGGAATTCGACCGCGTGATGGACGCCGACCGCCGCACCGCCGTGCTCGTCCGGCCCGACCGCATTTACAGCAATCCGGTCGCGCAGACCTCAGAGGCGACCGGGACGTGA
- a CDS encoding FAD-dependent monooxygenase yields MPPILLGDQRAVVIGDAAHGMSPAAGQGASLAIADALTIAAVLDPRTSASEFSTAISRRRTAVEEARNTPGPRATT; encoded by the coding sequence ATGCCACCTATCCTCCTGGGCGATCAACGGGCCGTGGTCATCGGTGATGCCGCCCACGGCATGTCACCGGCAGCAGGCCAAGGCGCCTCCCTCGCCATCGCCGACGCCCTCACCATCGCAGCCGTCCTCGACCCTCGAACCTCCGCCTCGGAGTTCTCGACCGCGATAAGCCGACGCCGCACCGCCGTCGAAGAAGCCCGCAACACCCCCGGCCCTCGGGCGACGACCTGA
- a CDS encoding recombinase family protein codes for MRSGEAAAYLNVSVVGVRKAASAGRLPSRRTGSGQRVFDRADLDVYLGRPTWKNVRADRAEASYCRVSGSIGQESSLADQEKMLRESATGTVYRVYKDRGSGLRETRAGLNRMLDDAAKGRFTVVRVVWRDRLARFSGGMD; via the coding sequence ATGCGCAGCGGCGAGGCGGCGGCATACCTGAACGTGTCGGTGGTGGGGGTCCGGAAGGCCGCGTCGGCGGGCCGGTTACCTTCTCGGCGTACAGGTTCCGGTCAGCGAGTCTTCGATCGGGCGGATCTCGACGTCTACCTGGGTCGACCTACATGGAAGAATGTTCGGGCCGACAGGGCGGAAGCATCGTATTGCCGGGTGTCCGGCTCGATCGGTCAGGAATCCTCGCTCGCCGATCAGGAGAAGATGTTGCGTGAGAGTGCCACCGGCACCGTGTACCGGGTCTACAAGGATCGTGGTTCCGGTCTGCGGGAGACCCGAGCGGGACTGAATCGGATGCTCGACGACGCAGCCAAGGGCCGGTTCACGGTGGTGCGAGTGGTATGGCGGGATCGGTTGGCGCGATTCTCCGGTGGCATGGATTGA
- a CDS encoding thiamine-binding protein codes for MGGDSDSVGAAVAPAVRVVLESGLPNETTSMFTTVEGEWDEVMAVVKRATDVLLKEFPRASLVLKADIRPARSGQLRAKVETVEHYLTE; via the coding sequence ATGGGCGGGGACTCCGACAGCGTCGGTGCCGCGGTTGCCCCGGCCGTGCGAGTGGTCCTCGAATCCGGGCTGCCCAACGAGACCACGTCGATGTTCACCACCGTCGAGGGTGAGTGGGACGAGGTGATGGCAGTCGTCAAGCGCGCGACAGATGTTCTGCTGAAAGAGTTTCCGCGGGCAAGTCTGGTGTTGAAAGCGGATATCCGGCCGGCGCGCAGCGGTCAGCTGCGGGCGAAGGTCGAGACCGTGGAGCATTACCTGACCGAGTGA